From Pochonia chlamydosporia 170 chromosome Unknown PCv3seq00019, whole genome shotgun sequence:
GtctctctttgctttttatctcaaagtcctcctcctcaaaaAGAAGCAATCATGCTGTATTAGGCAATATAACTGGAAACAGTTGCCTGACACAGCGTGCAACAGCTTGCTAAGATGTTGTGTATAGAACCTGCAGCCGTAGATTCTCGTGCTTCCATTGACcgcaatgtcaacttcaacatctcTTTCGCCGTCTCCTGCTCCTACCGTATCACCCTCTCCCACTTCACCCGCCCAAACGCCGCCATTTAATCCCACCACGTTTTCAGCGCAGGCCCCATATCCTGAGCCGCCAGACGAGTTTGTCCAGGACCGTGTCAGGTATGTTAAGCGCGTAATACTCGCAAATAAAGGATATCACCCGGGTTCGTCTCACATTTGGAAGTACGGCCTCCAATACGTCCGAGGCAGTGATACGAAAGAGGTGTATTACTGCCACGAATGTGCGGTTGGAAAGTACAAGCAAGAATTGTTTGTTATCAATGGTACCTCTAGAGTCAGAAATCatcttgagaagaagcatCGGATTGACTCCCAGACTGGTATCAGGAGGAAATTTTGCACCCAGAAGTCAGTACTCGATTTACagaaagatgctgcagcttcCAGTACCTTCTTCTGGAAGGACTCGGTTGAGAAGTTCAAAGAACTTTTGATCCGCTGGATTGTATACTGCCACATTGCTTTCTTTCAACTGGAGAATCAGTATTTCCGCGAactcctcttctttctgAATCCGGCGTTATGAACCACCTTCCgaaggcagcaagaaccaTTCGAAACTGGGTGATGACTGCCTTCAagtcaaagaagcagcagcttagAGAAGATCTACAAGGTTCCCGAAGCAGAGTGTCAGTGTCCTTTGATCTCTGGACGTCGCCAAACCCTTACGCTATCCTAGGCATCGTCGCCATGTGGATTGATGCTGCCGGCAAGCGAAGGTCCACAGCTTTAGGTATGCGTCGTGTCTACGGTGAGCACACTGGCGAGAATATTGGATCAATTGTTCTTGAATTACTGAAAGAATACAACATCGACGGGGACTCAATTGGATACTTCA
This genomic window contains:
- a CDS encoding restless-like transposase (similar to Metarhizium robertsii ARSEF 23 XP_007826756.1), whose product is MSTSTSLSPSPAPTVSPSPTSPAQTPPFNPTTFSAQAPYPEPPDEFVQDRVRYVKRVILANKGYHPGSSHIWKYGLQYVRGSDTKEVYYCHECAVGKYKQELFVINGTSRVRNHLEKKHRIDSQTGIRRKFCTQKSVLDLQKDAAASSTFFWKDSVEKFKELLIRWIVYCHIAFFQLENQYFRELLFFLNPAL